From one Musa acuminata AAA Group cultivar baxijiao chromosome BXJ2-6, Cavendish_Baxijiao_AAA, whole genome shotgun sequence genomic stretch:
- the LOC135615706 gene encoding receptor-like protein 51 → MAHRLAALSMVLTLLSSYTWTGGGAIPRSLSPTASLVDLHGSTLDPRQLTALQAMGFSSAGDPCAVPSPRDNATACDDDAPFRHLVSLRLANCSPDLDLPTTALRALSTLRSLAFFRCPIAAPRRLPGPFVASLRSFSCTASLRRLTGVWLSRIQNLTDLSVIGVPVVASGPAVVLSQMRHLRSATISSANLSGLVPHHWHAFNLVHLNLSSNRLKGPVPSSISVLGFLQTLDLSSNALTGTLPDSIGDLAALKNASFAHNSISGPIPDSMSQLSALVHLDLSSNQFNGSIPKFLSGMKGLKFLNLENNNFQGVLPVNASFLKRLEVFKVGGNSNLCYNHTVLSSKLKLGIAPCDKYGLPASPPPDRSTRADSSDYSDDGSDDGSGDRGSGGGDHHGPSKLVLGVAIGLSCFVFLVIFLVCLSKLCG, encoded by the coding sequence ATGGCTCATCGCCTGGCGGCCCTTTCGATGGTTCTCACCCTGCTCTCGTCCTACACTTGGACCGGCGGCGGCGCCATCCCCCGGTCCCTGTCGCCGACCGCCTCCCTGGTCGACTTGCACGGCTCCACGCTCGACCCCCGCCAGCTCACAGCGCTCCAGGCCATGGGGTTCTCCTCCGCCGGCGACCCTTGCGCCGTCCCCTCTCCCCGCGACAACGCCACCGCCTGTGACGACGACGCTCCCTTCCGCCACCTCGTCTCCCTCCGCCTCGCCAACTGCTCCCCGGACCTCGACCTCCCCACCACCGCGCTCCGGGCCCTGTCTACCCTTCGCTCCCTCGCTTTCTTCCGCTGCCCCATCGCCGCCCCGAGGCGCCTCCCGGGCCCCTTCGTTGCCTCTCTCCGCTCTTTCTCCTGCACCGCCTCCCTCCGTCGCCTTACCGGCGTGTGGCTCTCCCGCATCCAGAACCTCACCGACCTCTCCGTCATCGGCGTCCCAGTCGTCGCCAGCGGCCCCGCCGTGGTCCTCTCCCAGATGCGTCACCTCCGCTCCGCCACCATCTCTTCTGCCAACCTCTCCGGCCTCGTCCCCCACCACTGGCACGCCTTCAACCTCGTCCACCTCAACCTCTCCTCCAACCGCCTTAAGGGCCCAGTCCCGAGCTCCATCTCCGTTCTCGGCTTCCTCCAGACCCTCGATCTCAGCTCCAACGCGCTCACAGGAACCCTCCCCGACTCCATCGGCGACCTCGCTGCTCTCAAAAACGCATCTTTCGCGCACAACTCGATCTCCGGGCCCATCCCCGACTCCATGTCTCAGCTCTCGGCGCTCGTCCACCTCGATCTTAGCTCGAATCAGTTCAACGGAAGCATCCCAAAGTTCCTATCTGGGATGAAGGGATTGAAGTTCCTAAATCTGGAGAACAACAACTTCCAAGGAGTGCTCCCCGTCAACGCGTCCTTCCTGAAGAGACTCGAGGTCTTCAAGGTGGGCGGCAACAGCAACCTCTGCTACAACCACACTGTGCTCTCTTCCAAGCTCAAGCTGGGGATCGCCCCCTGCGACAAGTACGGTCTACCAGCGTCGCCGCCCCCGGACCGCTCCACTCGGGCGGACTCGTCGGACTACTCCGACGACGGCAGCGACGACGGGAGCGGGGATAGAGGGAGCGGCGGCGGGGACCACCACGGGCCGAGCAAGCTGGTGCTCGGAGTGGCCATCGGGCTGTCCTGCTTTGTCTTCCTGGTCATCTTCCTGGTTTGCCTCTCCAAGCTGTGCGGCTGA